GGCCGAGCCACCACCAGCGGCTGCGCCGGCGCGGCGGCATTCCAGGCTCGAGCGGGCCGAACGACATGCGCACTCATGGTCGGTTCTGGCGCAGTGCCGGGAAGGCGGCTGCGCCGATTACGGGCACGAGGCGCTGTAGGCCCCGGCCGCAGAGATAAAGCCTGCGCGCCAATCCACAAGGCGGGGTGGACGGCGGAATGGGTCCCATGAGCCCGGCGCAGGGTCGCCTCAGCCCGTCTTGCGGAACACGCGCAGCGTCTTGAAGGACGCCACCTCCTCGACCGGGGCGGTCTTCGCCCAGTCGGCGATGATCGGTTCGGCCGTCGCATAGGCGAAGGAGCCGGTGTAGAACAGCAGGTAGCCGCCGGCATCGGTCTGGGCCGTGAAGAGGTCGATGACCTCGCGGTCGGTCAGCGCGCCATAGGCGTCGTTGGCCTCCGTCCTGAACTCGCAGGCATGGAACAGGGTGACGATGTCGAAACGCGGCAGAAGCTTGGCATTGCTGGTGTAGATGTCGCCGAAATAGGCGCTGTAGGTCTTGGTGATGGTGGGGTTGCCGGTCGCGAGCTTGACGAAGGCGTCGTATTCCTTCGGCGAGGCGGTGATGCCCAGCACCGTGCAGTCGAGCTCGGGCTCGGCGCAGCGGATGCCGACATAGTGATGTCCGCCGGTGCCGAAATGGTAGACGCGCTGGCCGGTGAGGCCGAGCTCCTCGAGCCATTCGACGAAATGCACGTCGCAGGGGCACTGCTCGACGCGCAGGCCCCAATAGACGTCCCAGATGTTCATCGCGGCAGCAGTCATCGTCTCAGGCTCCAGAAGGCGGTGAGGGTCATTCGGCGGGTTCGGCGTGAACGGGCAGCGCGGCGGGCGGCGCGGCGGTGTCGGGGGCGACTTGGCGCGACGCCATCCGCACGACGCCGCCGGCCCGCTTCAGCAGCAGGCGGTGGGTCGCCACCTCGGCGAAGCCTGCACCCTGGCCGAAGGCGATGATGATCGCGTCGGGACGCGCAGCGCGCAGATGGCCGAGGAGTTCGAGCGCGGCATCGGTGTCGAAGGCGCTCGTCGCTTCGTCCAGGAGGACGATGTCGGGTTGTTCGAGCTCGGACCGCGCCAGTGCCAGGCGCTGCCGGTCGCCGGTAGCGAGCTCGCGGTCCCAGTCGCGGGTCTCGTCCAGGGACGGGGCGAGCGTGGACAGGCCGTAGCGCCGCAGCACAGCCTGCAACTGCTCCTCCGGCAGGGTGTGGCCGGTTTCGAGCACGGCGCGCAGGCTGCCCTCCGAGAGATGGAGCTTGTGCGGCACGGCCGTGACGAAGGCGCCCGGCGGCAGTCGGATTTCGCCGCGCCCCCAGGGCCAGAGCCCGGCCACGGCCTGAATCAGCGCCGCCTTGCCGAGGCCGAGCTCGCCCGAGACATGCAGGGTGGCGCCCGGCGGCAGCGCACAGGAGATGTCGGCGACGAGGGTCCGCCCGTCGCGATCGATGAGGGTGATGTCGTCGAGCCGGAACGAGCTGTCCTCGCTCGGGGAGACGGCCAGATGCTCGCCCGGCGGCTCGCCATCGATCCGCTCCAGCGCATCGGCGAGTTCGTTGACGCGCCGCGCCGCCGCCAGCCATTCGGCGATGCGCATGAAGTTGTCGAGCAGCCAGTTGAAGGCGTTCTGCACGGCGACGAAGGCGGCCGCGACCTGGACAACGCCGCCGAGCGACATCTCGCCGGAGAGATATTTCGGCGCGGCCAGCAGCAGCGGCACCACCGGCACGAGCGCGCCGCTGCCATTGGTGATCCAGGTCAGCCGGCCGCGCTGGCGGATCATGGCGAGCCAGCGACCGACGAGCCCGTCATAGGTACGTGCGACGGCGCGGCGCTCGCCGGCCTCGGTGCGCGAGAGGGCGATCGTCTCGCCATGGTCGCGAATGCGCATCAGCGAGAAGCGCAGCCGCGCTTCTGCCTCGTTGCGGGCCGCGATCAGGCCCGGCAGGCGCCGGCCGACGACGGTGACGAGGAGCGAGACCAGAACCGCATAGAAGATCGCCGCCAGCACGAGATAGGCCGGGATCACCAGGGTGGTTCCTGAGGCCTGCACCGTAAGCGCGCCGCCGATCTGCCAGAGGATCTCGATGAAGGTGATGATGGTGATGACCGCCGAGAGCAGGCCGATGGCGAAATCGACCACCGGTTCGGTGGCCCAGCGCACATCGTCGGCAATGCGATATTCGGGGTTCGCCGGCTCGTAGCCGGAGAGGCTGAGACGGAAGAAGCGGCGCTGGCCGACCCAGCCATCGGCGAGCCTGGCGGTGACCCATTGCCGCCAATGCACCTGGAAGGTCTCGCGCGCGACGAGGATGACCACGCCGAGCCCGGCCACGATCAGCACCAGCACCGGGAAGACCGCCACCGCGATCAGGGCGCTCTCGCTGTCGCGCTTCTCCAGCGCGTCGAAGAACCAGCCGTTCCAGCGGTTGACGGTGACATTGGCGAAGACGTTGAGGATGATGGCGGCGGCCAGCAGCAGGGACCAGAACCAGGCCCTGCGCGCCTGCGCGCCGCGCCAGAATCCGCCGGTGAGCCGCGCGAAACGCAACGCCACCTGCCGATCCCCCGGCACAGCCCCCCTACCCGGCGTCTCGCTTGGCGCCCGCACCAACCCGACAATCCCCAACCGCCGGTTTTCCGGCCTTGGCGACAGGCTGGCTGCGACCGAATGAACTCCGAATGAACGGGAACCGCAGGGCCGAGCCGGCGTTCCACGCGCAGGAGCCAGGGAGGCCGGCCATGCCACGCGGCGACAAATCCGCCTACACGGACAAGCAGAAGCGCAAGGCGGAGCATATCGAGGAGAGCTACGAGGCGCGCGGCGTCCCGCAGGACGAGGCCGAGAAGCGCGCCTGGGCCACCGTCAACAAGGAGAGCGGCGGCGGCAACAAGAGCGGATCCGGGCGCGGCCAGCCCGACGACCACAGCGCCGCGAAACGCGGCGGCGGGATCGGCGGCAAGGCATCCTCAGCCCGCACCGCCGCCCAGCGCTCGGCTTCGGCCAAGAAGGCGGCCGCGACGCGCAAGAAGCGCGCGACAGCCTCCTGAACCCTCGGTCAGCCGCCGATATTGAAGGCGGCAAGCGCAGCCATGTTGACGATGTCGCTGTCCTTGGCGCCAAGCGGAACGATCTGGACGGGCTTGTCGAGGCCGACGATCAGCGGGCCGATCACAGTGGAGCCGCCGAGCTCCTGCAGCATCTTGGTCGAGATCGAGGCCGAGTGGAACGCCGGCATGATCAGCACGTTGGCCGGCCCGCTGAGGCGGCAGAAGGGGTACTGCGCCATCAGATCGCGGTTCAGCGCGACATCGGCGGCCATTTCACCGTCATACTCGAAATCCACGCGCTGACCGTCGAGCAGTTTGACCGCCTCGCGCACCTTCTCCGAGCGCTCGCCGGCCGGGTGGCCGAAGGTCGAGAAGGCGAGCATGGCGACCTTCGGCTCGTAGCCCAGGCGCCGGGCGACGCCCGCGGCCTCGATCGCGATCTCGGACAGCTCCTTGGCCGTCGGCATCTCGGTGATGGCCGTGTCGGCGACGAGGACGGTGCGCTCGCGCGAGAGCACGATCGAGACGCCGATGACGCGATGGCCCGGCTTCTCGTCGATGACGCGGCGGACCTCCTCCAGCGCGATCGAATAGTTGCGGGTGACGCCGGTGACCATCGCATCCGCGTCGCCGAGCGCGACCATGGCCGCGGCGAAATGGTTGCGGTCCTGGTTGATCAGGCGCTGGCAGTCGCGGAAGAGATAACCCTGCCGCTGCAGGCGCTCGTAGAGATACTGGGCATAGGCCGCGTTGCGCTTCGACAGCCGGGCGTTCTGGACCGAGATGCCCTTGGTCTCGAGGTCGATGCCGAGGAAGGTCGCGGTCTCGAAGACGCGCTCCTCGCGGCCGACCAGGATGGCGTGACCCAGGCC
This portion of the Bosea sp. OAE506 genome encodes:
- a CDS encoding SbmA/BacA-like family transporter yields the protein MALRFARLTGGFWRGAQARRAWFWSLLLAAAIILNVFANVTVNRWNGWFFDALEKRDSESALIAVAVFPVLVLIVAGLGVVILVARETFQVHWRQWVTARLADGWVGQRRFFRLSLSGYEPANPEYRIADDVRWATEPVVDFAIGLLSAVITIITFIEILWQIGGALTVQASGTTLVIPAYLVLAAIFYAVLVSLLVTVVGRRLPGLIAARNEAEARLRFSLMRIRDHGETIALSRTEAGERRAVARTYDGLVGRWLAMIRQRGRLTWITNGSGALVPVVPLLLAAPKYLSGEMSLGGVVQVAAAFVAVQNAFNWLLDNFMRIAEWLAAARRVNELADALERIDGEPPGEHLAVSPSEDSSFRLDDITLIDRDGRTLVADISCALPPGATLHVSGELGLGKAALIQAVAGLWPWGRGEIRLPPGAFVTAVPHKLHLSEGSLRAVLETGHTLPEEQLQAVLRRYGLSTLAPSLDETRDWDRELATGDRQRLALARSELEQPDIVLLDEATSAFDTDAALELLGHLRAARPDAIIIAFGQGAGFAEVATHRLLLKRAGGVVRMASRQVAPDTAAPPAALPVHAEPAE
- a CDS encoding plasmid stabilization protein gives rise to the protein MPRGDKSAYTDKQKRKAEHIEESYEARGVPQDEAEKRAWATVNKESGGGNKSGSGRGQPDDHSAAKRGGGIGGKASSARTAAQRSASAKKAAATRKKRATAS